From Bradyrhizobium sp. NDS-1, the proteins below share one genomic window:
- a CDS encoding FAD-dependent oxidoreductase: protein MAQAKTHEAKTHQAKAQFGYRRHPDQDRASQSPAEHPVVVVGAGPVGLSLAIDLAQRGQRVVLLDDADRIGEGSRAICFSKRSLEYWDRLGVGDRMVAKGVVWSVGRIFHGESQLYQFNLLPEDGHKRPAFINLQQYYAEAYLVDRIQDLPEIDLRWRNKVTALEQRNDSALLTIETPEGAYRLHAQYVIACDGARSSLRQMVGAEFAGQVFEDQFLIADVKMTAEFPTERWFWFDPPFHAGRSALLHRQPDDVWRIDLQLNRYADPVVEKKPENVRPRIARMLGHDKFEFEWISLYKFQCRRMDRFIHGRVIFAGDSAHQVSPFGARGANSGLEDAENLAWKLDRVLRGTSPASLLESYHAERSMAADENIRESTRSTDFMAPNSHQEARLRKAVLSLARETEFGKRMVNGGRLSVPCSYDSPLSSPDTDVWGGGPFPGCSMLDAPIAEQSYLTDAFRKGGTDFTLLSFSNGAAIPGPDGVKEIRIDGGLADRAGLVAKRYHAEPGAAYLLRPDGYVAARFRHPTPAAIAAALSRAQGLN, encoded by the coding sequence ATGGCGCAGGCCAAGACACATGAGGCCAAGACGCATCAGGCCAAAGCCCAGTTCGGCTATCGCCGCCATCCCGATCAGGACCGCGCCAGCCAAAGCCCGGCCGAGCATCCGGTCGTGGTTGTCGGCGCCGGCCCGGTCGGGCTGTCGCTCGCGATCGATCTCGCCCAGCGCGGCCAGCGCGTCGTCCTTCTGGATGACGCCGACCGCATCGGCGAGGGCTCCCGCGCGATCTGCTTCTCGAAACGCTCGCTGGAATATTGGGACCGGCTCGGCGTCGGCGACCGCATGGTCGCCAAGGGCGTGGTGTGGAGCGTCGGCCGGATCTTCCACGGGGAGTCTCAGCTCTACCAGTTCAACCTGCTGCCCGAAGACGGCCACAAGCGGCCGGCCTTCATCAATTTGCAGCAATACTACGCCGAGGCCTATCTGGTCGATCGCATCCAGGATCTGCCCGAGATCGATTTGCGCTGGCGCAACAAGGTGACGGCGCTGGAGCAGCGCAACGATTCCGCCCTGTTGACGATCGAAACGCCGGAGGGCGCCTATCGTCTGCATGCGCAATATGTGATCGCCTGTGATGGCGCGCGGTCCTCGCTGCGGCAGATGGTTGGCGCCGAGTTCGCGGGCCAGGTGTTCGAGGATCAGTTCCTGATCGCCGACGTCAAGATGACCGCGGAATTCCCGACCGAGCGCTGGTTCTGGTTCGATCCGCCGTTCCATGCGGGACGCTCGGCGCTGCTGCACCGGCAGCCCGACGACGTCTGGCGCATCGATCTCCAGCTCAATCGCTACGCCGATCCCGTTGTCGAAAAGAAGCCTGAAAACGTGCGGCCGCGGATCGCGCGCATGCTCGGTCACGATAAGTTCGAGTTCGAGTGGATATCGCTGTACAAATTCCAATGCCGGCGGATGGACCGCTTCATCCATGGCCGCGTGATTTTTGCCGGCGATTCCGCGCACCAGGTTTCGCCGTTCGGCGCGCGCGGCGCGAACTCGGGACTCGAGGACGCCGAAAATCTCGCCTGGAAGCTCGACCGCGTGCTGCGCGGCACCTCGCCGGCCAGCCTGCTGGAGAGCTATCATGCCGAGCGCAGCATGGCGGCGGACGAGAACATCCGCGAATCCACCCGCTCGACCGATTTCATGGCGCCGAACTCGCATCAGGAAGCCCGGCTGCGCAAGGCGGTGTTGTCGCTCGCCAGGGAGACCGAGTTCGGCAAGCGCATGGTCAATGGCGGACGGCTGTCGGTGCCGTGCAGCTACGATTCGCCGTTGTCGTCGCCGGATACGGATGTGTGGGGCGGCGGACCTTTTCCCGGCTGCTCCATGCTCGACGCGCCGATTGCCGAGCAGAGCTATCTGACGGATGCATTCCGAAAGGGTGGAACGGACTTTACGCTGCTGTCGTTCAGCAACGGCGCGGCGATCCCGGGGCCCGATGGGGTGAAGGAGATCCGCATCGACGGCGGACTTGCCGATCGCGCGGGCCTCGTCGCAAAGCGCTATCACGCCGAGCCGGGCGCCGCCTATCTGCTCCGGCCCGACGGCTACGTCGCGGCGCGCTTCCGCCATCCGACGCCAGCGGCGATCGCGGCGGCCCTGTCGCGGGCGCAAGGTCTGAATTGA
- a CDS encoding DUF2783 domain-containing protein: protein MPLSTSSNFARPDDAFRAIAEAHRGLTEEQSADLDAALVLILANHVGDIDVLREAIALAKRRMIDGQQQQQQQQ, encoded by the coding sequence ATGCCGCTGTCCACCAGCTCCAACTTCGCGCGACCTGACGACGCCTTCCGTGCCATCGCGGAGGCGCATCGTGGTCTCACGGAGGAGCAGAGCGCCGATCTGGACGCGGCGCTGGTGCTGATCCTCGCCAACCATGTCGGCGACATCGATGTGCTGCGCGAGGCGATCGCTCTCGCCAAGAGGCGCATGATCGACGGCCAGCAGCAACAACAGCAACAACAATGA
- a CDS encoding MBL fold metallo-hydrolase gives MAKNFASTGDLSEKTITFSEIGTDLYAFTAEGDPNTAIIVGDDGCLVFDAQATPAMANKVIERVRAVTDKPIKYVVLSHYHAVRVLGASAYKAQGVVASQETYRLIEERGQQDWDSEYGRFPRLFQDAQSIPGLTWPTLTFEGEMSIYLGKREVRLMQLGAGHTSGDIVAWVPDAEVMFSGDLIEYHSACYCGDAHLREWPMTLNEIRNFNPKAIAPGRGDALKGTATVREAIAMTRDFVTSLYGAAEISVAKGRSLKESMAATREVMDPKFSSFAIYEHCLPFNVSRAYDEASGIDDPVIWTDKRDQEMWAALQGGG, from the coding sequence ATGGCGAAGAACTTCGCATCCACCGGCGACCTCTCCGAGAAGACAATCACCTTTTCCGAGATCGGCACCGATCTCTATGCCTTCACCGCCGAGGGCGATCCGAACACGGCGATCATCGTCGGCGACGACGGCTGCCTGGTGTTCGACGCGCAGGCGACGCCGGCGATGGCGAACAAGGTGATCGAGCGCGTGCGCGCGGTCACCGACAAGCCGATCAAATATGTCGTGCTGTCGCACTATCATGCCGTGCGCGTGCTGGGCGCCTCCGCCTACAAGGCGCAAGGCGTCGTCGCCTCGCAGGAGACGTACCGGCTGATCGAGGAGCGCGGCCAGCAGGATTGGGATTCCGAATATGGCCGCTTCCCGCGGCTGTTCCAGGACGCGCAGAGCATTCCCGGCCTGACCTGGCCGACGCTGACCTTCGAAGGCGAGATGTCGATCTATCTCGGCAAGCGCGAGGTGCGGCTGATGCAACTCGGAGCCGGCCACACCTCCGGCGACATCGTCGCCTGGGTGCCGGACGCCGAGGTGATGTTCTCCGGCGACCTCATCGAATATCACTCGGCCTGCTATTGCGGCGATGCGCATTTGCGCGAATGGCCGATGACGCTGAACGAGATCCGCAACTTCAATCCCAAGGCGATCGCGCCGGGCCGCGGCGATGCGCTCAAGGGCACCGCCACGGTGCGCGAGGCCATTGCCATGACGCGCGACTTCGTCACCTCGCTCTATGGCGCCGCGGAGATTTCGGTCGCCAAGGGTCGCAGCTTGAAGGAATCGATGGCGGCGACGCGCGAGGTGATGGATCCGAAGTTCAGCAGCTTCGCCATCTACGAGCACTGCCTGCCGTTCAACGTGTCGCGCGCCTACGACGAGGCGTCGGGCATCGATGATCCCGTGATCTGGACCGACAAGCGCGACCAGGAAATGTGGGCCGCCCTGCAAGGAGGAGGATAG